One part of the Marmota flaviventris isolate mMarFla1 chromosome 4, mMarFla1.hap1, whole genome shotgun sequence genome encodes these proteins:
- the Pcbd1 gene encoding pterin-4-alpha-carbinolamine dehydratase, whose protein sequence is MAGKAHRLSAEERDQLLPNLRAVGWNEMEGRDAIFKQFHFKDFNRAFGFMTRVALQAEKLDHHPEWFNMYNKVHITLSTHECAGLSERDINLASFIEQVAVSMT, encoded by the exons ATG gCTGGCAAAGCACACAGGCTAAGTGCTGAGGAGAGAGACCAGCTGCTGCCAAACCTGAGGGCTGtggggtggaatgagatggaaggCCGAGACGCCATCTTCAAGCAGTTCCATTTCAAAGACTTCAATAGG GCTTTTGGCTTCATGACCAGAGTGGCCCTGCAGGCAGAGAAGCTGGACCACCATCCTGAGTGGTTTAACATGTACAACAAG gtgCACATCACCCTGAGCACCCATGAATGTGCGGGCCTTTCAGAACGGGACATAAATCTGGCCAGCTTCATCGAACAAGTAGCAGTGTCCATGACATAG